In Salinisphaera sp. LB1, one genomic interval encodes:
- a CDS encoding TonB-dependent receptor produces MWRTALRVTAKGGYWGSMLFNKQVRPALPLLLTGGVLMASAAIAATTDAGTNKGQAGDTTAAAPAPAAAAPAAAAPASKSMTVSTTTLDEISVTGQADYLKLLTGQAQVPDATRTITTVTQAQIQDATSPVQDFAAALTNQPNFFRSHTGSNDSGSDFRLRGFQKDHLNVMIDGIPINSSDDGSVYTNDVTNNYAISSIDVMPGAGSASTVGLSNFGGSIDVHSKDPQPNFYVQPYLGVGSFHAKQYGAQINTGSFLNDSTSAILSLSARDGDGYYDHTNTKYRNDATFKAISKLPLGKLTLYFHSTDQSYNYYRGITDAEKAQYGKRYNGYNEDPKTTNYYGYNYNKYYNNRTYIKYEIHRDKIDVSNQLYYYHGSGYGASGYSDYNTGDLYLEKSWNKTNQVGNIFRFAYDTKYATFKTGVYWSYQNTDHVANLNPLFGAPAKSPVYDETVKNSTEQPYIEVEIRPFKHFTVTPGLKYARIDRDFYNNSYNEHQTVSYNRLLPSLGMNYQLLEGWNLYANYTRSFKPPGYNQFYSGRFNLALAPEEADSYEVGTIWDKGPWSGRLTLFDTHYLSYIRSKSFQEPNGSGTFSQLVNAGGRVNQGVELENSYAFNSWLSGFANIGYLDAYYSDHGQPPTQSPRNTDALGLRVKYNGWSGGISADYTSAYYVSLYDNQYYKISSHVDTKAYAKYDVPDAIVKNWGVKKMSFSVNLDNLLNDQYVTGAGYGPANPRKKYAEPFNVFAGMYVRF; encoded by the coding sequence GTGTGGAGGACTGCCCTCCGCGTCACAGCCAAGGGAGGCTATTGGGGTTCCATGTTATTCAATAAGCAAGTACGGCCGGCATTGCCGCTATTACTGACCGGCGGCGTTCTGATGGCGTCCGCGGCCATTGCGGCGACTACCGATGCCGGCACGAACAAAGGCCAGGCCGGCGACACGACGGCAGCAGCCCCGGCGCCAGCTGCGGCCGCGCCTGCCGCCGCCGCCCCGGCGTCGAAGAGCATGACCGTCAGCACTACGACGCTGGATGAGATTTCGGTAACGGGGCAGGCGGATTACCTGAAGCTTTTGACGGGTCAGGCGCAGGTGCCTGACGCCACACGCACAATTACCACGGTTACACAGGCACAGATTCAGGATGCGACGTCACCGGTACAGGATTTTGCGGCGGCGCTGACCAACCAGCCCAACTTCTTCCGTTCGCATACCGGGTCCAACGACAGCGGCAGCGACTTCAGGCTCCGAGGTTTCCAGAAAGATCATCTCAACGTAATGATCGATGGCATTCCCATCAACTCGTCGGACGACGGTTCTGTCTATACCAACGATGTCACCAACAACTATGCAATCAGCAGCATCGATGTTATGCCGGGCGCCGGTTCGGCATCGACGGTTGGCCTCAGCAACTTCGGCGGATCGATTGATGTTCACAGCAAGGATCCACAGCCGAATTTCTATGTACAGCCCTATCTGGGCGTCGGTTCATTTCATGCCAAGCAATACGGTGCGCAGATCAACACCGGGTCGTTCCTCAACGACAGCACGTCGGCCATCCTGAGTCTTTCCGCGCGCGACGGCGACGGCTACTACGACCATACGAACACCAAATATCGCAACGACGCGACGTTCAAGGCCATCAGCAAACTGCCGCTCGGCAAGCTCACGCTGTATTTCCACAGTACGGACCAGAGCTACAACTACTATCGCGGCATCACCGATGCCGAGAAGGCGCAATACGGCAAACGTTACAACGGATACAACGAAGATCCAAAAACGACGAACTATTACGGCTACAATTACAACAAGTATTACAATAATCGCACTTACATCAAGTACGAGATTCATCGTGACAAGATCGATGTTTCTAACCAGCTGTACTACTACCATGGCAGTGGGTACGGCGCGTCCGGTTATAGCGATTACAATACCGGGGATCTCTATCTCGAGAAGAGCTGGAATAAAACCAACCAGGTCGGCAACATCTTCCGTTTCGCCTACGATACGAAATACGCCACGTTCAAAACCGGGGTGTACTGGAGTTACCAGAACACGGACCATGTCGCGAACCTGAACCCGTTGTTCGGGGCGCCGGCTAAGAGCCCCGTTTATGACGAGACGGTCAAGAACAGCACTGAGCAGCCGTACATCGAAGTTGAAATCCGGCCGTTCAAGCACTTCACCGTCACCCCCGGCCTGAAGTACGCGCGCATCGACCGCGATTTCTACAATAACTCGTATAACGAGCATCAGACGGTTTCGTACAATCGCTTGCTGCCGTCGCTGGGCATGAACTATCAGTTGCTGGAGGGTTGGAACCTTTACGCGAACTACACGCGTTCGTTCAAGCCGCCGGGGTACAACCAGTTCTATAGTGGCCGGTTCAACCTCGCGCTCGCACCCGAGGAAGCCGATAGCTACGAAGTGGGCACGATCTGGGATAAGGGTCCGTGGAGCGGGCGTTTGACGTTGTTCGATACCCATTACCTGAGCTATATCCGCTCCAAGAGCTTTCAGGAGCCCAACGGTTCCGGCACGTTCTCGCAGCTCGTTAACGCCGGCGGGCGGGTCAACCAGGGGGTGGAACTCGAAAACAGCTATGCCTTCAACAGTTGGTTGTCCGGCTTTGCGAACATTGGTTATCTGGACGCCTATTACAGCGATCACGGCCAGCCGCCCACGCAGTCGCCCCGTAACACGGATGCGCTGGGTCTACGGGTTAAATACAACGGCTGGTCCGGCGGTATCTCGGCAGATTACACCTCGGCCTATTACGTGAGTCTGTACGATAACCAGTACTACAAGATCTCCAGCCACGTGGATACGAAGGCGTATGCGAAGTACGACGTTCCCGACGCCATCGTCAAAAATTGGGGCGTCAAAAAGATGTCGTTTTCGGTCAATCTCGACAATCTTCTCAACGACCAGTACGTCACCGGCGCCGGCTACGGCCCGGCCAATCCGCGCAAGAAGTATGCGGAGCCGTTCAACGTTTTCGCGGGGATGTATGTTCGTTTCTAG
- a CDS encoding DUF924 family protein, with amino-acid sequence MNTPAPAREVHAFWFDILEPRDWFTANSRLDRRIAAEFGALIPAARAETLAYWRVSPTGRLAEILVLDQFSRNVFRGHAEAFAGDELALALAKKAIEAGAPRDLAADERAFVYMPFMHSESLAEHDRALDLFSEPGLAHYLEHEHKHRAVLERFGRYPQRNAALGRANTDEEAAFLSEPGSGF; translated from the coding sequence ATGAATACGCCCGCCCCCGCGCGCGAAGTACACGCCTTCTGGTTCGACATCCTGGAACCGCGCGACTGGTTCACGGCGAACTCCCGGCTGGACCGGCGGATTGCAGCCGAATTCGGCGCCCTGATTCCGGCTGCGCGGGCCGAGACATTGGCCTACTGGCGGGTTTCACCCACCGGTCGGCTCGCCGAGATCCTCGTGCTCGATCAGTTCTCACGCAACGTCTTTCGCGGCCACGCCGAGGCATTCGCCGGCGACGAACTGGCATTGGCGCTGGCGAAAAAGGCGATCGAGGCCGGCGCGCCGCGCGATCTCGCCGCCGACGAACGCGCCTTCGTCTACATGCCGTTCATGCACAGTGAATCGCTCGCCGAACACGACCGCGCGCTCGATCTGTTCTCGGAACCGGGGTTGGCGCACTACCTCGAACACGAACACAAGCATCGCGCCGTGCTGGAACGCTTTGGTCGCTACCCACAAAGAAACGCCGCCCTCGGCCGTGCGAACACGGACGAGGAAGCGGCGTTTTTGTCCGAGCCCGGCTCGGGGTTCTAG
- a CDS encoding GNAT family N-acetyltransferase, producing the protein MTLRNIDALFSGTQASILGQPTTPAQKQLLANLEASAAGDRVHVATRPHRSRLPASPGPCAVVMDPRWGRPDIIAALAEAGCRAVVWAAPDRIGDDVLRAARPTTMRLLGGRTAGVFDTRSGLNMTTLASLPRPGKVALISQSQSLTAAAVDWALGRNIGFSWLACTGAEADIDAADLLDHAALDPRTRAVVLQIGEIAEPRKFMSAARAAARVKPVLVLQTRADRSGTPPGPDPARSAAFARAGLVECENLGGLFDGLAALELLPSVRQDRVMVLGNGAGVCALGTDALRRAALTPVEASVETVDALADAAPRAHNTGAGIDLASSDSTETVAALRLALADRGVDAALLVHSPVAGHPHEPMVEAIAEAELDARLMTVWLGLHTALPARAASARARLATFASADEAARAIHYRRRYHQTRELLTATPPPDPTVTADAEALRHRLHVLADDGVEWLSPEDTQETLAAYGIVGAPSGRAGADPSIRVRIEVLDHPELGMVMRVTDEALGVAPAYGFAPLDALLARRMLEGASAGRLSATLEAVEALAQALVRLSKLVVDIAEMTRLDLHLAIGPHGRLHTPTDTLIEITAAPRAARHRLAMSPYPARMRHRVTLRDQRTYIVRAIHPSDEPLVLDLLDSLSPEEIRLRFFSTIRHFSHDMAARMTQIDYDREVSLVISPTNTPGELTGMGTIIADPDGREAEFAVLVHHAHTGIGLGRHLLDCLLRQAHARGIETVYGEILADNRPMLELARSLGFTIHRSLDDATCVRAEIDVARYRNAGRAPPGQPDEAP; encoded by the coding sequence ATGACACTGCGCAATATCGATGCGTTGTTTTCCGGCACGCAGGCGTCGATACTCGGCCAGCCGACGACGCCGGCCCAGAAACAGCTTCTGGCCAATCTCGAAGCGAGCGCCGCGGGCGATCGGGTGCACGTGGCGACACGCCCCCATCGCTCGCGCCTGCCCGCGTCGCCCGGTCCGTGCGCGGTGGTAATGGACCCTCGCTGGGGCCGCCCCGACATCATCGCCGCCCTGGCCGAGGCCGGTTGCCGGGCGGTGGTATGGGCGGCGCCCGATCGCATCGGAGACGATGTGCTGCGCGCGGCACGGCCGACCACCATGCGGCTTCTGGGCGGGCGCACCGCCGGCGTGTTCGATACCCGCAGCGGACTCAACATGACCACCCTGGCCTCGCTTCCCCGCCCGGGTAAGGTCGCCTTGATCAGCCAGTCGCAATCGCTGACCGCGGCGGCGGTCGACTGGGCCCTGGGGCGCAACATCGGGTTTTCGTGGCTCGCCTGCACCGGTGCGGAAGCCGACATCGACGCGGCCGACCTGCTCGATCACGCCGCACTCGATCCACGCACCCGAGCGGTCGTGCTCCAGATCGGCGAAATCGCGGAGCCACGCAAGTTCATGTCGGCCGCGCGCGCGGCCGCTCGGGTCAAACCCGTACTGGTACTCCAGACGCGGGCCGATCGTTCGGGCACGCCGCCCGGCCCCGACCCGGCCCGCTCGGCGGCGTTCGCCCGCGCCGGTCTGGTCGAGTGCGAAAACCTCGGCGGCCTCTTCGACGGCCTGGCGGCGCTGGAATTGTTGCCCAGCGTGCGCCAGGATCGGGTGATGGTACTGGGCAACGGCGCGGGCGTGTGTGCGCTCGGCACCGATGCCCTGCGCCGGGCGGCGCTCACGCCGGTCGAAGCCAGCGTCGAAACCGTCGACGCACTGGCCGATGCGGCGCCGCGTGCCCACAACACCGGCGCAGGCATCGACCTGGCAAGCTCCGACAGCACCGAAACGGTTGCGGCGCTGCGCCTCGCGCTCGCCGACCGCGGGGTCGACGCCGCGCTACTGGTACACAGCCCCGTCGCCGGACATCCCCACGAGCCGATGGTCGAGGCGATCGCCGAAGCCGAGCTCGACGCGCGCCTCATGACCGTCTGGCTCGGCCTGCACACCGCCTTGCCGGCACGGGCGGCGAGCGCCCGGGCGCGACTGGCCACCTTCGCCTCGGCCGACGAGGCGGCCCGTGCCATCCATTACCGCCGTCGCTATCACCAAACGCGCGAACTGCTCACGGCCACGCCGCCGCCCGACCCGACGGTCACTGCCGACGCCGAGGCCCTCCGCCATCGCCTGCATGTGCTTGCCGACGACGGCGTGGAATGGCTCTCGCCCGAGGACACACAGGAAACGCTCGCCGCCTATGGCATCGTCGGCGCACCGAGCGGTCGCGCCGGCGCCGACCCGTCGATCCGCGTGCGCATCGAAGTGCTCGACCACCCCGAGCTCGGCATGGTCATGCGCGTCACCGACGAGGCGTTGGGCGTGGCGCCCGCCTATGGCTTCGCGCCGCTGGATGCCTTGCTCGCGCGCCGCATGCTCGAAGGCGCCAGCGCCGGGCGCCTGTCGGCAACACTGGAAGCGGTCGAGGCGCTGGCTCAGGCACTGGTGCGCCTGTCAAAGCTGGTGGTTGACATCGCCGAGATGACACGGCTGGACCTGCATCTCGCGATCGGCCCGCACGGCCGGCTGCATACGCCCACCGATACGCTGATCGAGATCACCGCCGCGCCGCGCGCCGCGCGTCACCGGCTCGCGATGTCGCCCTACCCGGCGCGCATGCGCCACCGCGTGACCCTGCGCGATCAACGCACCTACATCGTGCGTGCGATCCATCCTTCCGACGAGCCGCTGGTGCTCGACCTGCTCGACAGCCTGAGTCCGGAAGAGATCCGGCTGCGTTTTTTCAGCACCATCCGCCATTTCTCGCATGACATGGCCGCCCGCATGACGCAGATCGACTACGACCGTGAAGTCTCGCTGGTCATCAGCCCTACGAATACGCCCGGCGAGCTGACCGGCATGGGCACGATCATTGCCGACCCCGACGGCCGCGAGGCCGAATTTGCCGTACTCGTACATCACGCCCATACCGGTATCGGCCTTGGTCGGCACCTGCTCGATTGTCTGCTGCGCCAGGCCCACGCCCGCGGCATCGAAACCGTCTACGGCGAGATCCTCGCAGACAACCGTCCCATGCTGGAACTGGCGCGCAGCCTCGGCTTTACCATTCACCGCTCGCTCGACGACGCCACCTGCGTACGGGCCGAGATCGATGTCGCCCGCTATCGCAACGCCGGCCGGGCACCCCCCGGGCAACCCGACGAGGCACCATGA